A DNA window from Mytilus edulis chromosome 14, xbMytEdul2.2, whole genome shotgun sequence contains the following coding sequences:
- the LOC139503821 gene encoding hemicentin-2-like isoform X2, which yields MYSWIWFSMYVGTITASKPTVDVYSIRRTNIWPPGYNVKLMADVKTDDNLTVVKWIFQSQFSNLTRFIDASENHKKYSGSTLNYPSLLIWNLTYSDSGNYRCIAIHMDGTTESENVIMVVVKDVPVVKIEKRLYKVSFGESIEMKSKIRSARFPVLSVFWERHVDGGLSILHRRLSGISGASVDNPSLTIEYVSIADAGTYICCARSKIGTGKSFETNLVVIGDAPIISQPNQTYIEALFGMNVTIDISVESEPSLLEVYWMFKPHENTTSIKQGKVGMEGGNVTVPSLTIVYPTKFHIGFYILCAINLLGTRCSEQIQLIVIGELPVAGILRDEYLTYFGSNITLTCQITGTPKPTDVYWEKRVNNGSKLITSETAGIRGCSLEVPSLTILYATTVDTGMYTCHAVNPVGVGRSLQIQLKVEGALPKVEIGNAMYITVHGKMVTLDCTITAEPPVNMVYWIKNKNDINFTITDGSFGIFGSTIETPSLTIEHPAKSDAGRYWCFAINAIGHASSLSSSLIVIGDIPQLSVATDSYTANYGYEHTIECFVNATPKHTEVFWIHNATGFIRTINEETSGVRGASVNVPSLTINTVTTSDIGIYTCMAKNMIGIGSSQQIELHVNGGIPEVFIGLSQYTIKQGEGVTLLCTVKAHPKHGLVYWSKTSLHSTVILNEGATGSDGITVEIPSLIFKRTEISDSGNYICYAVNEIGKGWSEPISLTVYKENNANLKIELPDSESGDNQRFAVTLENLEEETDA from the exons ATGTATTCATGGATTTGGTTTTCGATGTATGTAGGTACAATCACAG CTTCCAAGCCAACAGTAGACGTGTACAGTATAAGGCGTACAAATATTTGGCCACCAGGATACAACGTTAAATTGATGGCTGATGTTAAAACTGATGATAACTTAACTGTAGTGAAATGGATTTTCCAAAGCCAGTTTTCAAACTTAACAAGGTTTATTGATGCATCTGAAAATCATAAAAAGTACAGCGGAAGCACTCTAAATTATCCGTCTCTTTTGATATGGAACCTAACGTATTCTGATTCAGGAAATTATCGCTGCATTGCTATACATATGGACGGAACGACGGAGAGTGAAAACGTCATTATGGTAGTTGTCAAAG ATGTTCCagttgtaaaaattgaaaaacgTCTGTACAAAGTATCTTTTGGAGAATCGATCGAAATGAAATCTAAAATTCGATCTGCCCGGTTTCcagttttgtcagttttttggGAAAGGCATGTAGACGGGGGATTATCGATTCTTCATAGAAGATTGTCGGGAATATCAGGTGCGTCTGTTGATAATCCGTCCTTGACAATAGAGTATGTCAGTATTGCGGATGCAGGAACGTACATATGTTGTGCCCGAAGTAAAATTGGAACTGGAAAGAGTTTTGAAACAAATCTAGTAGTCATTGGGG ATGCTCCTATTATAAGCCAACCaaatcaaacatacatagaaGCACTTTTTGGAATGAACGTTACAATAGACATTTCTGTTGAAAGTGAACCATCTCTATTGGAAGTGTATTGGATGTTCAAACCTCATGAAAACACGACAAGTATTAAACAAGGAAAAGTTGGGATGGAAGGGGGTAATGTAACAGTCCCTTCACTGACAATTGTATATCCAACAAAGTTCCATATCGGATTCTACATCTTGTGTGCTATAAATCTTCTTGGGACGAGATGTAGCGAGCAGATACAGCTTATTGTTATTGGAG AACTTCCGGTTGCTGGAATTTTGCGTGATGAATATTTAACTTATTTCGGCAGCAACATTACGTTAACTTGTCAAATAACGGGAACACCAAAACCAACGGATGTGTACTGGGAAAAAAGAGTTAATAATGGATCTAAACTGATAACATCTGAAACAGCTGGAATACGTGGTTGCTCACTAGAAGTACCGTCATTGACTATACTATATGCTACTACAGTGGATACTGGGATGTATACGTGTCACGCAGTGAATCCCGTTGGTGTTGGAAGAAGTCTTCAAATACAACTTAAAGTTGAAGGAG CATTGCCAAAGGTTGAAATAGGTAACGCTATGTACATAACAGTTCATGGTAAAATGGTTACTCTAGATTGCACAATTACAGCGGAACCGCCTGTAAATATGGTTTATTGGATCAAGAATAAGAACGATATCAACTTCACAATAACTGATGGTTCTTTCGGAATATTTGGATCTACTATCGAAACGCCGTCATTAACAATTGAACATCCAGCAAAAAGCGATGCTGGTAGATACTGGTGCTTTGCTATTAATGCTATTGGCCATGCATCAAGTTTATCATCATCTTTGATAGTGATAGGCG ATATTCCACAACTATCCGTTGCAACAGACTCATATACTGCAAATTATGGGTATGAACACACAATAGAATGCTTTGTTAACGCCACCCCTAAACATACAGAGGTTTTTTGGATACACAATGCGACAGGATTCATACGGACCATAAACGAAGAAACATCTGGTGTACGGGGTGCTTCGGTGAATGTTCCCTCGCTGACAATCAATACTGTTACAacatctgatattggtatttatacatgtatggcAAAAAACATGATCGGTATTGGAAGCAGCCAACAGATAGAACTTCATGTTAATGGAG GAATCCCAGAAGTCTTCATTGGTTTATCACAATATACAATCAAACAAGGAGAAGGGGTTACACTTCTTTGCACAGTCAAAGCGCATCCTAAGCATGGTTTAGTGTACTGGAGCAAAACATCTCTACACAGTACTGTTATCTTAAATGAAGGTGCAACTGGAAGTGACGGAATAACGGTAGAAATACcgtctttaatttttaaaagaactGAAATTTCAGATTCAGGAAACTATATATGTTATGCTGTAAATGAGATAGGAAAAGGATGGAGTGAACCAATATCATTAACAG tTTATAAGGAAAACAACGCAAATCTAAAGATAGAGTTGCCTGATTCTGAATCTGGAG ATAATCAAAGATTCGCGGTGACACTGGAAAATTTGGAAGAAGAAACAGACGCTTAA
- the LOC139503821 gene encoding hemicentin-2-like isoform X1 has product MYSWIWFSMYVGTITASKPTVDVYSIRRTNIWPPGYNVKLMADVKTDDNLTVVKWIFQSQFSNLTRFIDASENHKKYSGSTLNYPSLLIWNLTYSDSGNYRCIAIHMDGTTESENVIMVVVKDVPVVKIEKRLYKVSFGESIEMKSKIRSARFPVLSVFWERHVDGGLSILHRRLSGISGASVDNPSLTIEYVSIADAGTYICCARSKIGTGKSFETNLVVIGDAPIISQPNQTYIEALFGMNVTIDISVESEPSLLEVYWMFKPHENTTSIKQGKVGMEGGNVTVPSLTIVYPTKFHIGFYILCAINLLGTRCSEQIQLIVIGELPVAGILRDEYLTYFGSNITLTCQITGTPKPTDVYWEKRVNNGSKLITSETAGIRGCSLEVPSLTILYATTVDTGMYTCHAVNPVGVGRSLQIQLKVEGALPKVEIGNAMYITVHGKMVTLDCTITAEPPVNMVYWIKNKNDINFTITDGSFGIFGSTIETPSLTIEHPAKSDAGRYWCFAINAIGHASSLSSSLIVIGDIPQLSVATDSYTANYGYEHTIECFVNATPKHTEVFWIHNATGFIRTINEETSGVRGASVNVPSLTINTVTTSDIGIYTCMAKNMIGIGSSQQIELHVNGGIPEVFIGLSQYTIKQGEGVTLLCTVKAHPKHGLVYWSKTSLHSTVILNEGATGSDGITVEIPSLIFKRTEISDSGNYICYAVNEIGKGWSEPISLTVYKENNANLKIELPDSESGATRTIEIVFTAIGSIAVLVAAIVGVIQLMKFRNRNRDSSLGSK; this is encoded by the exons ATGTATTCATGGATTTGGTTTTCGATGTATGTAGGTACAATCACAG CTTCCAAGCCAACAGTAGACGTGTACAGTATAAGGCGTACAAATATTTGGCCACCAGGATACAACGTTAAATTGATGGCTGATGTTAAAACTGATGATAACTTAACTGTAGTGAAATGGATTTTCCAAAGCCAGTTTTCAAACTTAACAAGGTTTATTGATGCATCTGAAAATCATAAAAAGTACAGCGGAAGCACTCTAAATTATCCGTCTCTTTTGATATGGAACCTAACGTATTCTGATTCAGGAAATTATCGCTGCATTGCTATACATATGGACGGAACGACGGAGAGTGAAAACGTCATTATGGTAGTTGTCAAAG ATGTTCCagttgtaaaaattgaaaaacgTCTGTACAAAGTATCTTTTGGAGAATCGATCGAAATGAAATCTAAAATTCGATCTGCCCGGTTTCcagttttgtcagttttttggGAAAGGCATGTAGACGGGGGATTATCGATTCTTCATAGAAGATTGTCGGGAATATCAGGTGCGTCTGTTGATAATCCGTCCTTGACAATAGAGTATGTCAGTATTGCGGATGCAGGAACGTACATATGTTGTGCCCGAAGTAAAATTGGAACTGGAAAGAGTTTTGAAACAAATCTAGTAGTCATTGGGG ATGCTCCTATTATAAGCCAACCaaatcaaacatacatagaaGCACTTTTTGGAATGAACGTTACAATAGACATTTCTGTTGAAAGTGAACCATCTCTATTGGAAGTGTATTGGATGTTCAAACCTCATGAAAACACGACAAGTATTAAACAAGGAAAAGTTGGGATGGAAGGGGGTAATGTAACAGTCCCTTCACTGACAATTGTATATCCAACAAAGTTCCATATCGGATTCTACATCTTGTGTGCTATAAATCTTCTTGGGACGAGATGTAGCGAGCAGATACAGCTTATTGTTATTGGAG AACTTCCGGTTGCTGGAATTTTGCGTGATGAATATTTAACTTATTTCGGCAGCAACATTACGTTAACTTGTCAAATAACGGGAACACCAAAACCAACGGATGTGTACTGGGAAAAAAGAGTTAATAATGGATCTAAACTGATAACATCTGAAACAGCTGGAATACGTGGTTGCTCACTAGAAGTACCGTCATTGACTATACTATATGCTACTACAGTGGATACTGGGATGTATACGTGTCACGCAGTGAATCCCGTTGGTGTTGGAAGAAGTCTTCAAATACAACTTAAAGTTGAAGGAG CATTGCCAAAGGTTGAAATAGGTAACGCTATGTACATAACAGTTCATGGTAAAATGGTTACTCTAGATTGCACAATTACAGCGGAACCGCCTGTAAATATGGTTTATTGGATCAAGAATAAGAACGATATCAACTTCACAATAACTGATGGTTCTTTCGGAATATTTGGATCTACTATCGAAACGCCGTCATTAACAATTGAACATCCAGCAAAAAGCGATGCTGGTAGATACTGGTGCTTTGCTATTAATGCTATTGGCCATGCATCAAGTTTATCATCATCTTTGATAGTGATAGGCG ATATTCCACAACTATCCGTTGCAACAGACTCATATACTGCAAATTATGGGTATGAACACACAATAGAATGCTTTGTTAACGCCACCCCTAAACATACAGAGGTTTTTTGGATACACAATGCGACAGGATTCATACGGACCATAAACGAAGAAACATCTGGTGTACGGGGTGCTTCGGTGAATGTTCCCTCGCTGACAATCAATACTGTTACAacatctgatattggtatttatacatgtatggcAAAAAACATGATCGGTATTGGAAGCAGCCAACAGATAGAACTTCATGTTAATGGAG GAATCCCAGAAGTCTTCATTGGTTTATCACAATATACAATCAAACAAGGAGAAGGGGTTACACTTCTTTGCACAGTCAAAGCGCATCCTAAGCATGGTTTAGTGTACTGGAGCAAAACATCTCTACACAGTACTGTTATCTTAAATGAAGGTGCAACTGGAAGTGACGGAATAACGGTAGAAATACcgtctttaatttttaaaagaactGAAATTTCAGATTCAGGAAACTATATATGTTATGCTGTAAATGAGATAGGAAAAGGATGGAGTGAACCAATATCATTAACAG tTTATAAGGAAAACAACGCAAATCTAAAGATAGAGTTGCCTGATTCTGAATCTGGAG CTACACGGACAATAGAAATAGTTTTTACAGCCATTGGTTCCATTGCAGTCCTTGTCGCTGCCATCGTCGGTGTGATACAATTGATGAAATTTCGGAACAGGAATCGTGATAGCAGTTTAGGTAGTAAGTAA